The DNA region GAGCTGAACGCGCGGGCCAACCGCCTCGCGCACCACCTGCGCGGCCTGGGCGCGGGGCCCGAGGTGCGCGTGGCGATCTGCGCGGAGCGCGGGCCGGAGATGATCGTCGCGCTGCTGGCGACGCTCAAGGCGGGCGGCGCCTACGTCCCGCTGGACCCGGCCTATCCGGCGGACCGGCTGCGCCACATGCTGCACGACAGCGCCCCCGCGGTTGTTCTCGTCCAGCCGCACCTGGCGGAGCGGCTGCGGGAGCCGCTGGACGGGCTGGCGGTTCCGCTCGTTGCGCTGGATGCGGAGTCGTGGGCCGGGGCGCCGGACACGGACCCGGAGCGCGGCGCGCTGATGCCGGATCACCCGGCGTACGTCATCTACACCTCCGGCTCCACCGGCCGCCCCAAGGGGGTGCTGGTGCCGCACCGGGGGCTGTGCAACGTGGCCGCCGCGCAGCAGCGCGTGCTGGGCGCGGGCCCGGACGACCGCGTGCTGCAGTTCGCCTCGTTCAGCTTTGACGCGGCCGCCTTTGAGCTGGTGATGGCGCTGGCGGCCGGCGGCGCGCTCTGCCTGGCCCCGCGCGAGGAGCTGCTTCCCGGGCCGGGGCTCATCGACCTGCTGCGGCGGCACGCGGTGACCCTGGTGACGCTTTCCCCCACCGCGCTGGCCGCGCTCCCGGTGGAGGATCTGCCCGCGCTGCGCACCATCACCGTGGCGGGCGAGGCGCTCCCCGCGGAGCTGGTGGCCCGCTGGGGCGCCCGGCACCGCCTGTGGAACCTGTACGGCCCCACCGAGGCCACCATCTGGAGCACCGCCGCGCAGTGCACCGATGCGGAGCGCCGGCCGGATATCGGCCTGCCCATCGCCAACGTGCAGGCCTACGTGCTCGGCCGCGGCGGAGAGCCGGTGCCGGTGGGGGTGGCGGGCGAATTGTACGTGGGCGGCGCCGGGGTGGCGCGCGGCTACCTGGGCCGGCCCGGGCTGACGGCGGAGCGCTTTGTCCCCGACGCGTTCGGGACGGAGCCGGGGGCGCGCCTGTACCGCACGGGCGACCGGGTGCGCCGGCTGGCGGACGGGCGGCTGGACTTCCTCGGCCGCACGGACCACCAGGTCAAGGTGCGCGGATTCCGCATCGAACCCGGGGAGATCGAGGCGCGCCTGGCGGAGCAGACCGGGGTGCGCGAGGCCGTGGTGCTGGTGCGCGAGGATGCCCCCGGCGAAACGCGGCTGGTGGCGTACGTGGCGGGGCCGGACGCGCCCGCGGCAGACGTGCTGCGCGCCCGCCTGGGCGAGACGCTGCCGGAGTACATGGTGCCCGCGGCGTACGTGCGGATGGATGCGTTTCCGCTGACGCCCAACGGCAAGGTGGACCGCGCGGCGCTCCCCGCGCCCGAGGGCGACGCCTATGCCCGGAGCGGCTACGAGGCACCCGCGGGGGAGACGGAGCAGGCGCTGGCGGACGTGTGGGCCGAGGTGCTGGGCGTGTCGCGGGTGAGCCGGTGGGACAACTTCTTTGACCTGGGCGGGCACTCGCTGCTGGCGGTGCAGGTGGGGTCGCGCGTGCGGCAGGCGCTGGGCGCGGAGATCCCGCTGCACGAGGTCTTTGCCTCGCCCGTGCTGGCGGACCTGGCCCGGGTGGTGGAGAGCGCCACGCGCGCCACCCTTCCCGCCATCGAGCCCGCGGACCGTGGCGGCCGCCTTCCCCTTTCCTTTGCCCAGCAGCGGCTGTGGTTCCTGGAGCAGCTGGGAAACCTGGGCAGCACCTATCACATCCCGTTCCGCCTGCGGCTGCGCGGGGCGCTGGACCGGGCGGCGCTGGTGCGTGCGCTGGACCGCATCGTCGCCCGGCACGAGGTGCTGCGCACGGGGATCGCGGTGGTGGACGGCGAGCCGGAGCTGCGCATCACCCCGGCGGCGGAGAGCCGGTTCGCGCTGGTGGAACACGACCTGTCCGCGCAGCCCGACGCGGAGGCCGCGCTGGCCCCGCTGGTGGCGGAGGCGGGGCACGCGCCGTTCGACCTGTCGGCCGGGCCGCTCGTGCGCGGGCGGCTGGTGCGCATGGGCCAAGATGATCACGTGCTGCTCGTCACCATGCACCACGCGGTCTCCGACGGCTGGTCCATGGGGGTGTTCGTCCGCGAGCTGGGCGCGCTGTACGCCGCATTCCGCGACGGCCGGGGCGATCCGCTCCCCGCGCTTCCCACGCAGTACGCGGACTACGCGGCGTGGCAGCGGCGGTGGGTGGAGGGCGACGTCCTGCGCGAGCAGGCGGACTACTGGACGCGCACGCTGAAGGGCGCGCCGGAGCTGCTGGAGCTGCCCGTGGACCGCCCGCGCCCGCGCAGGCAGGAGTTCGCCGGCGACTGGATGCCGGTGGAGCTGGACGCGGAGCTGACGGCGTCGCTCAAGGCGCTCAGCCGGCGCCACGGCACCACGCTCTTCATGACGCTGCTGGCGGGGTGGGCGGTGGTGCTCAGCCGCCTTTCCGGGCAGGAGGACGTGGTCATCGGCAGCCCCATGGCCGGGCGCGGGCGGCGGGAGATCGAGGGGCTGATCGGCTTCTTCGTCAACACGCTGGCGCTGCGGCTGGACGCGTCGGGCACGCAGACGGTGGCGGAACTGCTGGGGCGGGCCAAGGCGCGGGCGCTGGAGGCGCAGCAGCATCAGGACATCCCGTTCGAGCAGGTGGTGGAGCTGGTGGATCCCGTGCGCAGCATGGCGCACAGCCCGCTCTTTCAGGTGATGTTCACCTGGCAGAACGTCCCCGGCGGGGTGGACGCCCCGCTTCCCGGGCTGCGTACGGAGCCGGTGGAGGCGGAATCCGGGCAGATGCAGGCCAAGTACGACCTGTCGCTCACGCTGTGGGAGGAGGATGGAGCGATCGCCGGCGGCGTGACGTTCGCCGCGGGGCTCTTTGATCCGGCCACCGTGGAGCGCTGGGCGGGCTACCTGGGCCGCGTGCTGCGGGAGATGGGCGCCAATCCGAAGCGGCGGCTGGACCAGCTCCCCATCATGCCGGACGCCGAGCGCGCCCTGGTGGTGGATGGATGGAACCGCACGGAGGCGGCCTACCCGGCGGACTCCTGCATCCACGAGCTGTTCGAGGCGCAGGCGGCGCGCACGCCGGACGCGGTCGCCCTCATTTCCGCCCGCGGGGAGCGGGTGACGTACGGCGAGCTGAACCGCCGCGCCAACCGGCTGGCGCACCATCTCAGGACGCGCGGCGTGGGACCGGACGTGCGGGTGGGATTGAGTGTGGAGCGCAGCCCGTCCATGGTGGCGGGGCTGCTGGGCATCCTCAAGGCGGGCGGCGTCTTTGTCCCGCTGGATCCGGGCTACCCGCGCGAGCGTCTGGAGTACATGCTGGCGGACAGCGCCCCCGCGGCCGTTCTGGCGCAGGGCTCCGTGATGGGCAATGTGGCCGCCACGCTGTCCGCGCTGGGCCGCGACGTCCCCGTGCTGGAGCTGGACGCGGCCGCGCCTGCGTGGGCCGATGCGCCGGAAACAAACCCGGATCGCGATGGGCTCACGCCCAACCATCCCGCGTACGTGACGTACACGTCGGGCTCCACCGGCCGGCCGAAGGGCGTTCCGACCATCCACCACAAGGCGCTGAACCTGATCCACTGGTACGGCCGGGAGTTCGGGATCACCGATCGCGACGCCGTGCTGCTGGTGATGTCGTTCAGCTTCGACGGCACGTACCGCAACCTGTTCGCCCCGCTCTTCGCGGGCGGGCAGCTGCACCTGGCCTCCGAGCCGTTCGATCCTGCGGGGATCGTCGGGCAGATCGCGTCTGGCGGCATCCGGCTGGTGAACTGCACGCCCTCCGCATTCCAGGCCCTGGTGGAAGCGGACGCGGATGGCGCGCTGGCGGGGCTGCGCACGGCCGTGCTGGTGGGCGAGGCGGTGCAGCCGCGCAAGCTGATGGAGTTGCCGGAGCCGCGGCCGGAACTGGTCAACCTGTACGGCCCCACCGAGTGCTCCGGCATCGTCACGTATCACCGCCTCGCGCCGGACCTGTCCATCTACCTGACGGAGCCGGTGCCCGTCGGCCGGCCGATCCCGAACGGGCGCATCTACCTGCTGGACCGCACGGGGAGCCCGGTGCCGATCGGCGTGGCGGGCGAGGTACACATCGGCGGAACGCCGGTTGGCCGCGGCTATCAGAACGCGGCGGGGCAGACGGCGGAGAAGTTCATCCCCGACACCTTTGGTGAAGCAGGAGCGCGGATCTACCGCACGGGCGACCGGGCACGGTGGCGGGCGGACGGTACGCTGGAGTTTCTGGGCCGTCTGGACACGCAGGTCAAGGTGCGCGGCTACCGCATCGAGCCGGGCGAGATCGAGGCGCGGCTCGCCTCGCACGATGCCGTGCGCGAGGCTGTCGTCCTGGTGCGCGAGGACGCCGAGGGGGAGCCGCGGCTGGTGGCGTACTGGCTGGGCGATGCGGTGGATGCGGAATCGCTCCGCGCGCACCTGGGCGAGGCGCTGCCGGCGTACATGATCCCCGCCGCGTACGTGCGGGTGGAGCAGTGGCCGCTGACGCCCAACGGCAAGCTGGACCGCCGCGCGCTCCCGGCCCCCGGAGAAGACGCGTACGCGGCCCGTGCGTATGAAGCGCCCGCGGACGAGACGGAGCAGGCCGTGGCCGAGATCTGGGCCGACGTGCTGCACGTGGAGCGGGTGGGCCGCTGGGACAACTTCTTTGAACTCGGCGGGCACTCGCTTTCCGCCGTGCAGGTGATCTCCCGCGTGCGGCAGGTGCTGGAGGTGCAGGTGGCCTTGGGCGACCTGTTCACGCGTCCCGTGCTCAAGGACTTCGCGCAGGAGATCCTTGACGCACAGCTGGCCCAGGTGGACCCGGAAGAAATGGCGCAGCTGATGGCCATGCTCCGCGAATCCGGCGAGGGATGACGCTCCGCCGTTCAACCGGACGCCGCTCCGCGCCCGCCCCCGATGTACACGAACACGCCCCCGCGGCCGCATGCGCGGCCGCGGGGACGCTCATGCTTTTGCGATCCACCCGACCGAACGGGACGCCCAACTGATGAAGTCCGACGTGACCGAACTGACCCTGGCCGAGCGCCGCAAGCTTCTGCAGATGGCGCGCGCCCGCGACCTCGTACGGGGTGAGTCGGAGCTGCCGCCCATCGAACCCGTGTCCCGTGACGCACGGGTGCCGCTGTCGTTTGCGCAGCAGGGGCTGTGGTTCGTGGAGCAGCTGGGCGACCTGGGCAGCACGTACCATATCCCCCTGCGCCTGCGGCTGCGGGGCGACCTGGACCGGGCGGCGCTGGCGCGTGCGCTGGAAGGCATCGTGGCCCGACACGAGGCGCTGCGGACGACGTTCGTGGAGACCAACGGCGTGCCCGAGCAGCGCATCGGGGCGGCGGACGCGGCGTTCCACCTCGCCGATGAGGACCTCGGCGGGCGGGCGGACGCGGACGCGGAGCTGGGCCGGCTGATGGCCCGGGAGGTGCGCGCCCCGTTCGATCTGCAGCGCGGTCCCCTCATCCGCGGGCGCCTGGTGCGCATGGCGGCGGACGACCACGTGCTGCTGGTGACGGTGCACCACATCGTCAGCGACGCCTGGTCCATGGGGGTGTTCACCCGCGAACTGGTGGCCGGATACACCGCCGCCCGCGAAGGGCGCGCACCGGAGCTTGCCGCGCTCCCCATCCAGTACGCGGACTATGCGGCGTGGCAGCGGCGGCGGGTGGAGGGCGAGGGGATCGCCAGGCAGTCGGAGTTCTGGAAGCGCACCCTCGCCGGTGCGCCGGGGCTGCTGGAACTGCCCACGGACCGCCCGCGCCCCGCGCAGGCGGAACACGCGGGCGAGCGGCTCTGGGTCAGCCTGAACGAGACGCTGACGGCGGGGCTCAAGGCGCTGTCGCTCCGGCACGGCACCACCCTCTTCATGACGGTGATGGCGGGGTGGGCGACGGTGCTGGGCCGCCTGTCCGGGCAGGACGACGTGGTGATCGGCACCCCCACGGCTGGGCGCGAGCGGCGGGAAACCGAGGGGCTCATCGGCTTCTTCGTCAACACGCTGGCGGTGCGGCTGGACCTGTCCGGCCAGCCGACTGTGGCGGAGCTGCTGGCGCGGGTCAGGGCGCGCGCGCTGGAGGCGCAGCACCACCAGGACATCCCCTTTGAGCAGATGGTGGAGCTGGTTCAGCCCACCCGCAGCCTGGCCCATCATCCCCTGTTCCAGGTGAGCTTCGCCTGGCAGAGCACCCCCGGGGCCGGCGGCGTGGTGTCGCTCCCCGGGCTGGAGGTGGAGGGCGTGGCGATGGGGACCTCCGACATCCAGGCCAAGTTCGACCTGTCGCTCGCCCTGCGCGAGACGGGGGACGTCATCCTGGGCGACCTGACGTACGCCAAGTCCCTCTTTGACCGGGCGACGGTGGAGCGCTGGTCCGGCTACCTGCGGCGGGTGCTGGAGCAGATGGTGGCGGATGACGGGCGGCCCGTGGAGCGGCTGGCCATGCTGTCCCCGGACGAGCGCGCGCGGATGGTGGAGGAGTGGAACCGCACGGACGCCGCCATTCCCGCGTCGTGCGTGCACACGCTGTTCGAGGCGCAGGCCCGGCGCGCGCCGGATGCACCCGCGGTGATCTTTGACGGCGGGAGCCTCACCTACGGGGAGCTGAACGCGCGGGCCAACCGGCTGGCGCACCACCTGCGCGGCCTGGGCGTGGTTCCCGGGACGCGGGTAGCGCTGGCGATGGGGCGCTCGCCGCAGCTGGTGGAAGCGGAACTGGCGGTGATGAAGTGCGGCGGCGTGTACGTGCCGCTGGACCCCGAGCACCCCGCCGACCGCCTGCGCGGGATGCTGGACGACAGCGCGCCCGCCGCCCTGCTGACCACGGAGGAGATGGCGGAGCGCTTCGGCGGCCTGGACCTCCCCGTGCTGGCGGTGGATGCGGAGGCGCCCGCGTGGGCTTCGCTCCCGGACACCGACCCGGGCGTGGAGGGGCTGACGCCGGACCACCTGGCGTACGTGATGTACACGTCGGGCTCCACCGGCCGGCCCAAGGGGGTGATGGTGCCGCACCGCGGCATCCTGCGCCTTGTCATCGACAATGGATACGCGGAGTTCGGGCCGGACGACCGCGTGGCCTTCGCCGCCAACCCGGCATTCGACGCCACGACGATGGAGGTGTGGGCCCCGCTGGTGAACGGCGGCAGCACCGTCGTCATCGGCGCCGATACGCTGCTGGACGCCGCGGCGTTCGCGCGGGCGCTGCGGGAGCACGGCGTCACGGCCCTCTTCCTCACCACGGCCGTCTTCAACCGCTACGCGGAAAGCATCCCGGACGCGCTGGCGGGGCTGCGCCACCTGCTCACCGGCGGCGAGGCGGCGGACCCGTCCGCCTTTGCCCGCGTGC from Longimicrobium terrae includes:
- a CDS encoding non-ribosomal peptide synthetase, which codes for MSNDLSRARNLSPEEKRALLESLLRKEPAGSRVAPLSFSQQRLWFLEALEDMGGTYHIPMRLYLRGTLDVAALRRALDRIVARHEVLRTTFGEVDGKPVQRISAPARFALAEHDVRAAPDPRAALDALVRQDAEARFDLAAGPLIRGALVRVADDEHALLITVHHIVSDGWSMGVFGGELSALYEAFSTGAADPLPALPTQYADYAAWQRRRVEGELLERQAGFWERTLAGAPELLELPADHPRPARQDYAGGAVPLELDAELSAALRALSRRNGTTLFMTLLAGWAIVLSRLSGQDDVVVGTPTAGRDRREIEGLIGFFVHTLALRVELSGAPTVAEVLAQVRTRALEAQQNQDIPFEQVVERVRPVRSLAYTPLFQVMFAWQNALGDGLSLPGLQTGEVDVDARSSAKFDLSLTLWEDDGRITGSLEYAAALFDRSTVERHAGYLRRALREMAADDQRPVERLSILPDDERARVVDGWNRTAAEFPAQSCIHELFQDHARRAPDADALLWGADRVSYGELNARANRLAHHLRGLGAGPEVRVAICAERGPEMIVALLATLKAGGAYVPLDPAYPADRLRHMLHDSAPAVVLVQPHLAERLREPLDGLAVPLVALDAESWAGAPDTDPERGALMPDHPAYVIYTSGSTGRPKGVLVPHRGLCNVAAAQQRVLGAGPDDRVLQFASFSFDAAAFELVMALAAGGALCLAPREELLPGPGLIDLLRRHAVTLVTLSPTALAALPVEDLPALRTITVAGEALPAELVARWGARHRLWNLYGPTEATIWSTAAQCTDAERRPDIGLPIANVQAYVLGRGGEPVPVGVAGELYVGGAGVARGYLGRPGLTAERFVPDAFGTEPGARLYRTGDRVRRLADGRLDFLGRTDHQVKVRGFRIEPGEIEARLAEQTGVREAVVLVREDAPGETRLVAYVAGPDAPAADVLRARLGETLPEYMVPAAYVRMDAFPLTPNGKVDRAALPAPEGDAYARSGYEAPAGETEQALADVWAEVLGVSRVSRWDNFFDLGGHSLLAVQVGSRVRQALGAEIPLHEVFASPVLADLARVVESATRATLPAIEPADRGGRLPLSFAQQRLWFLEQLGNLGSTYHIPFRLRLRGALDRAALVRALDRIVARHEVLRTGIAVVDGEPELRITPAAESRFALVEHDLSAQPDAEAALAPLVAEAGHAPFDLSAGPLVRGRLVRMGQDDHVLLVTMHHAVSDGWSMGVFVRELGALYAAFRDGRGDPLPALPTQYADYAAWQRRWVEGDVLREQADYWTRTLKGAPELLELPVDRPRPRRQEFAGDWMPVELDAELTASLKALSRRHGTTLFMTLLAGWAVVLSRLSGQEDVVIGSPMAGRGRREIEGLIGFFVNTLALRLDASGTQTVAELLGRAKARALEAQQHQDIPFEQVVELVDPVRSMAHSPLFQVMFTWQNVPGGVDAPLPGLRTEPVEAESGQMQAKYDLSLTLWEEDGAIAGGVTFAAGLFDPATVERWAGYLGRVLREMGANPKRRLDQLPIMPDAERALVVDGWNRTEAAYPADSCIHELFEAQAARTPDAVALISARGERVTYGELNRRANRLAHHLRTRGVGPDVRVGLSVERSPSMVAGLLGILKAGGVFVPLDPGYPRERLEYMLADSAPAAVLAQGSVMGNVAATLSALGRDVPVLELDAAAPAWADAPETNPDRDGLTPNHPAYVTYTSGSTGRPKGVPTIHHKALNLIHWYGREFGITDRDAVLLVMSFSFDGTYRNLFAPLFAGGQLHLASEPFDPAGIVGQIASGGIRLVNCTPSAFQALVEADADGALAGLRTAVLVGEAVQPRKLMELPEPRPELVNLYGPTECSGIVTYHRLAPDLSIYLTEPVPVGRPIPNGRIYLLDRTGSPVPIGVAGEVHIGGTPVGRGYQNAAGQTAEKFIPDTFGEAGARIYRTGDRARWRADGTLEFLGRLDTQVKVRGYRIEPGEIEARLASHDAVREAVVLVREDAEGEPRLVAYWLGDAVDAESLRAHLGEALPAYMIPAAYVRVEQWPLTPNGKLDRRALPAPGEDAYAARAYEAPADETEQAVAEIWADVLHVERVGRWDNFFELGGHSLSAVQVISRVRQVLEVQVALGDLFTRPVLKDFAQEILDAQLAQVDPEEMAQLMAMLRESGEG